A region of Sulfurimonas sp. DNA encodes the following proteins:
- the flhA gene encoding flagellar biosynthesis protein FlhA has protein sequence MARKRTLRQKVGITLNFLLGQKDLSVVVFVMAILAIIIVPLPSAVLDVLLTISMSIAVLVLLISLYVPKPTDLTTFPTLILIITLFRLSLNVATTRMILSHGHEGNENVSSIITSFGDFVVGGNFVIGIIVFSILILINFMVITKGSTRVAEVAARFTLDSMPGKQMAVDADLSAGLIDDAEAKQRRAEILQDANFYGAMDGSSKFVKGDAVAGIIITLINIIGGFLIGVFQHGMSVGDSASTFTLLTIGDGLVGQIPALIISTATGIMITRSSGDGDNFAEGTINQMMGNAKIMMIVGFIMILFALVPGLPTASMGFVGIVFALLGWSVYKYEKGEFTILDQDDILSPKEKEQQQKDRSAAKPEKSNEEIAKEEESALEDILKVEMLELTLGYQLIRLADKSQGGDLLERIRSMRRKIASDFGFLMPQVRIRDNLHLDPEQYQIMLKGISVGEGTIKPDKFLAMDSGMATGEIDGEATKEPAFGLDAIWILAEQKEDAIINGYTVVDAATVISTHMSELVKQNAEDLLTRQEVQTLINKIQIDFPVIVDDVLKVASIGLIQRIFKALLHEKIPLKDMLSILETIADIAEYTKNVDFITEQVRAKLSRVITQMYSSEDGVIRLLTFDTASEQLMLEKSQEKDGVRNLLLSVTEINQLIQATSTKAHELLQKGVSPVVVIVDPGLRRGITEIFERFSLDVVTLSHAEIDSSATFEVMGSISIEQ, from the coding sequence ATGGCGAGAAAACGAACTCTTAGGCAAAAAGTAGGTATAACTTTAAACTTTTTACTTGGACAAAAAGATTTAAGTGTTGTTGTCTTTGTAATGGCTATTCTTGCAATTATTATAGTTCCACTTCCATCTGCTGTACTTGATGTTTTACTAACTATTTCAATGTCAATAGCTGTTTTAGTTTTACTAATCTCTTTATATGTTCCAAAACCAACAGACTTAACAACTTTTCCAACTCTCATCCTCATCATCACACTCTTTAGGCTTTCTCTCAATGTTGCAACAACAAGAATGATTTTGAGCCACGGGCATGAAGGAAACGAAAATGTAAGTAGCATAATTACAAGTTTTGGTGACTTTGTTGTTGGTGGTAACTTTGTTATAGGTATAATTGTTTTTTCTATCTTAATTCTTATAAACTTTATGGTTATTACAAAAGGTTCTACAAGGGTTGCAGAGGTTGCAGCAAGATTTACACTAGACTCAATGCCAGGAAAACAAATGGCTGTTGATGCAGATTTGAGTGCTGGACTTATAGACGATGCAGAAGCAAAACAACGCCGTGCAGAGATTCTTCAAGATGCAAATTTTTATGGAGCTATGGACGGTTCTTCAAAGTTTGTAAAAGGTGATGCTGTTGCTGGTATTATCATTACACTTATTAACATTATAGGTGGGTTTCTCATAGGAGTTTTTCAACATGGGATGAGTGTGGGTGATAGTGCTTCTACCTTTACACTTCTTACTATTGGTGATGGTTTAGTTGGTCAGATTCCTGCTCTAATTATTTCAACAGCTACCGGTATTATGATTACTCGCTCTTCTGGAGATGGTGATAACTTCGCAGAAGGCACAATCAACCAAATGATGGGTAATGCAAAAATTATGATGATAGTTGGATTTATAATGATTTTATTTGCTTTAGTTCCAGGACTTCCTACTGCTTCTATGGGTTTTGTTGGTATTGTATTTGCACTTCTTGGTTGGTCTGTGTATAAGTACGAAAAAGGGGAATTTACTATTCTTGACCAAGATGATATCTTATCTCCTAAAGAAAAAGAACAACAACAAAAAGACAGATCTGCGGCTAAGCCAGAAAAATCAAATGAAGAAATAGCAAAAGAAGAAGAAAGTGCACTTGAAGACATACTAAAAGTAGAGATGTTAGAACTTACTCTTGGTTATCAATTAATACGACTTGCAGATAAATCGCAAGGTGGAGATTTATTAGAACGCATACGATCTATGAGAAGAAAAATTGCATCAGATTTTGGTTTTTTAATGCCTCAAGTTCGAATAAGAGACAACTTGCATCTAGACCCAGAACAATATCAAATAATGCTAAAAGGAATCTCAGTTGGAGAGGGTACAATAAAACCAGATAAATTTTTAGCTATGGATAGCGGTATGGCAACTGGAGAAATAGATGGAGAAGCTACAAAGGAACCAGCATTTGGCTTAGATGCTATCTGGATATTAGCTGAGCAAAAAGAAGATGCTATTATAAATGGTTATACAGTAGTGGATGCAGCAACTGTTATATCAACACATATGAGTGAACTAGTTAAACAAAATGCAGAAGATTTATTAACTCGTCAGGAAGTTCAAACACTTATAAATAAAATACAAATAGACTTTCCTGTTATTGTTGATGATGTCCTTAAGGTTGCTAGTATTGGTCTTATACAGCGTATATTTAAAGCTCTTTTACATGAAAAAATACCACTTAAAGATATGTTGAGTATCTTAGAAACTATTGCAGATATTGCCGAATATACTAAAAATGTAGATTTTATAACAGAACAAGTAAGAGCAAAACTATCTCGTGTTATTACACAAATGTATTCAAGTGAGGATGGTGTTATACGACTTTTAACTTTTGATACAGCTAGTGAGCAATTAATGCTTGAAAAATCTCAAGAAAAAGATGGGGTTAGAAACCTTTTACTGAGTGTAACGGAGATAAATCAACTTATTCAGGCAACTAGCACAAAAGCACATGAGTTACTACAAAAAGGTGTTTCTCCTGTTGTAGTTATAGTTGACCCAGGACTTCGTCGTGGTATAACAGAAATATTTGAGAGATTTTCTCTTGATGTTGTTACTCTTTCTCATGCAGAGATTGATTCAAGTGCAACATTTGAGGTCATGGGTTCAATTTCCATAGAACAATAA
- a CDS encoding PAS domain-containing protein → MSDNNTEISTDGLTFLENGEVLYNDLYLLSETDEKGIVKYASDSFLKIANMDKEDIIGQPHNVVRHPDMPRAAFKSLWDDVQSKGFWTGYVKNARKGGGHYWVFATVLRSVDKNGNTKYVSIRVKPSNEEIKKAEALYATLD, encoded by the coding sequence GTGTCTGATAATAACACTGAAATAAGCACAGATGGCTTAACATTTTTAGAAAACGGTGAAGTTCTATACAATGATTTATATCTTTTAAGTGAAACTGATGAAAAGGGAATAGTGAAATATGCTAGTGATTCTTTTTTAAAAATAGCAAATATGGATAAAGAAGATATTATAGGTCAACCACATAATGTAGTTCGTCATCCAGATATGCCTCGTGCAGCCTTTAAGTCTCTTTGGGATGATGTTCAGTCAAAAGGTTTTTGGACAGGCTATGTAAAAAATGCTAGAAAAGGTGGTGGACACTACTGGGTATTTGCAACTGTTCTTCGTTCAGTTGATAAAAATGGTAATACTAAATATGTTTCTATTCGTGTAAAACCATCTAATGAAGAAATCAAAAAAGCTGAAGCGCTTTACGCAACTCTAGATTAG
- a CDS encoding methyl-accepting chemotaxis protein: protein MALMKKNSSNSSSAAVVAHSSGTTDKRRQRTLAKQQQISESIAGVSMTILENAQESVSAIEELKSSMEQIATAAEENSGASEQALSNVKSINTNISRMNTTINTVISSTLSTGENIMASVEKINDSVRRMDTAVQVAQESSTKSEELKVSSQNIGDAVGFIAKIADQTNLLALNAAIEASRAKEHGKGFAVVADETRALAGESEKNAEFISELVTKIQGSIDQIILSIGETTKTISSNGVKGNALSIKMEELTKIAVYSVEAARSVDTYTQKLSDFVSKINDGSQDIANASSEIALSVEKTLNGIDIQSDALAQTEDDIKELSNLAEELKFSTDTMKSAEDIALSADTIGGSMEDIQNALEDVTNALNQIESASHTTNKSALNNKELIEAGIEAAKDIDKLIEIARRNFDLLKISFNAVKNTVSEIRRAFSDSITEGNSAASELSVIVKETRNVDKTVGNISNSIVQLNMLAISGSIEAARAGDFGKGFAVVSADIRNLAKDSESNTDKINDIVESMNSEIDIVKTDWNNLLASQGNEQSLIDALINDIVKITDMLVDLLDRYTGLKAINDQNLEGMNQVVIGINEIQKAVELSARNAMESRKASELIIETISHIGEGVEELAVMADELQQG, encoded by the coding sequence ATGGCATTAATGAAAAAGAATAGTTCTAACTCATCTTCAGCGGCAGTTGTTGCTCATAGTAGTGGTACAACAGATAAAAGAAGACAAAGAACTTTAGCAAAACAACAACAAATTTCTGAAAGTATTGCTGGTGTTTCTATGACAATACTTGAAAATGCACAAGAGAGTGTAAGTGCGATAGAAGAACTTAAGTCTTCCATGGAGCAGATTGCAACGGCTGCTGAAGAAAATAGTGGAGCAAGTGAACAAGCTCTTTCTAATGTAAAAAGTATCAATACAAACATTAGTAGAATGAACACAACAATAAATACAGTAATTTCTTCTACTCTTTCAACTGGTGAAAATATTATGGCATCTGTTGAGAAAATTAATGATTCTGTTAGGCGAATGGACACTGCCGTACAAGTTGCACAAGAATCATCAACAAAAAGTGAAGAGTTAAAAGTTTCATCTCAAAATATTGGTGATGCAGTTGGATTTATTGCTAAAATTGCAGACCAAACAAACCTTTTAGCTTTAAATGCTGCTATTGAAGCAAGCCGAGCAAAAGAACATGGAAAAGGTTTTGCAGTAGTTGCTGATGAAACTAGAGCTTTAGCTGGAGAGAGTGAAAAAAATGCCGAATTTATATCTGAACTTGTTACAAAAATTCAAGGAAGTATCGACCAAATAATATTAAGCATCGGCGAGACAACAAAAACTATTTCTAGTAATGGTGTTAAAGGCAATGCTTTGAGTATTAAAATGGAAGAGCTTACAAAGATAGCAGTATATTCAGTTGAAGCAGCTAGAAGTGTTGACACATATACTCAAAAACTTAGTGATTTTGTTTCTAAGATAAATGACGGTTCTCAAGATATAGCTAATGCGTCTAGTGAGATAGCACTTTCAGTTGAAAAAACTCTAAATGGCATAGACATACAATCAGACGCTCTTGCTCAAACAGAAGATGATATAAAAGAACTATCTAATCTTGCCGAAGAGTTGAAATTTTCAACAGATACGATGAAGTCAGCAGAAGATATAGCACTTTCAGCAGATACTATTGGTGGCTCAATGGAAGATATTCAAAATGCACTTGAAGATGTTACGAATGCATTAAATCAAATAGAATCTGCTTCACATACAACAAATAAAAGTGCACTAAATAATAAAGAACTAATCGAAGCAGGTATAGAAGCTGCAAAAGATATAGATAAACTTATTGAAATAGCAAGAAGAAATTTCGATCTTTTAAAAATTTCTTTTAATGCAGTAAAAAATACTGTAAGTGAGATTAGAAGAGCTTTTAGTGACTCTATAACAGAAGGGAATAGTGCGGCAAGTGAACTTAGTGTAATTGTAAAAGAAACAAGAAATGTTGATAAAACGGTTGGTAATATTTCAAACTCAATCGTTCAGTTAAATATGCTAGCAATTAGCGGTTCTATTGAAGCCGCTCGTGCTGGTGATTTTGGTAAAGGTTTTGCAGTTGTAAGTGCTGATATTAGAAATTTAGCAAAAGATTCAGAATCAAACACGGATAAGATAAATGATATTGTGGAGTCTATGAACTCTGAAATAGATATTGTTAAAACTGATTGGAACAACCTTTTAGCATCTCAAGGAAATGAACAATCCCTTATAGATGCTCTAATAAATGATATAGTAAAAATAACAGATATGCTTGTAGATTTACTTGACAGATATACAGGTCTCAAAGCTATTAATGATCAAAATCTTGAAGGAATGAATCAAGTTGTTATAGGAATTAATGAAATTCAAAAAGCAGTAGAGTTAAGTGCAAGAAATGCTATGGAATCTCGTAAGGCAAGTGAACTAATTATCGAAACAATTTCTCATATTGGTGAAGGTGTTGAAGAGTTGGCAGTTATGGCAGATGAGCTTCAGCAAGGGTAA
- a CDS encoding glycosyltransferase family 2 protein, protein MKNSEKIAVLIPCYNEELTIEKVITDFQIELPKAKIYVYDNNSSDNTFQIAKENGAIVKKEYRQGKGNVVRAMFRDINADIYIMIDGDDTYPASFVHSLIEPILSGEADMVIGDRHSNGAYKYENKRQLHNFGNNLVRNLINWIYKSNLKDIMTGYRVFNKKFVKNMPINSSGFEIETEMTLHTLDKRFLIKEIPIEYRDRPKGSFSKLNTYSDGVKVLKTILWVFKDYKPLAFFSILSLVFFVLGLIIGIPVIVEFFVTSFISKIPSAILSSGLIIVSVLALFSGFILDTIVKQHREDYELKIIRWIEAEL, encoded by the coding sequence ATGAAGAATAGTGAAAAAATTGCAGTATTAATACCATGCTACAACGAAGAACTAACTATTGAAAAAGTAATCACTGATTTTCAAATAGAGTTACCAAAAGCAAAAATCTATGTTTATGATAATAACTCTAGCGATAATACATTTCAAATAGCAAAAGAAAATGGTGCAATAGTAAAAAAAGAATATAGACAGGGTAAAGGAAATGTAGTCAGAGCCATGTTTAGAGATATAAATGCAGATATTTATATTATGATAGACGGTGATGATACCTATCCTGCAAGTTTTGTTCACAGTTTAATAGAACCTATATTAAGTGGAGAAGCAGATATGGTTATAGGAGATAGACATAGCAATGGAGCGTATAAATATGAGAACAAAAGGCAATTACATAATTTTGGAAATAATTTAGTCAGAAATCTTATCAATTGGATATATAAATCTAATTTAAAAGATATAATGACAGGATATAGAGTTTTTAATAAAAAATTTGTTAAAAATATGCCAATTAATAGTAGCGGTTTTGAAATAGAAACTGAGATGACTTTACATACATTAGATAAAAGATTTTTAATAAAAGAAATTCCAATAGAGTATAGAGATAGACCAAAGGGAAGCTTTTCAAAATTAAATACATATAGTGATGGAGTAAAGGTACTGAAAACTATATTATGGGTATTTAAGGATTATAAACCTTTGGCTTTTTTTAGTATTTTATCTTTAGTATTTTTTGTTTTAGGATTAATTATAGGTATTCCTGTTATTGTGGAATTTTTTGTAACATCATTTATATCAAAAATTCCTTCTGCTATTCTATCTTCTGGATTAATAATAGTTTCAGTATTGGCACTATTTAGTGGTTTTATATTAGATACTATCGTAAAGCAACATAGAGAGGATTATGAACTTAAAATTATTCGATGGATAGAAGCAGAGTTGTAA
- the rpsO gene encoding 30S ribosomal protein S15, giving the protein MALDSAKKQEIVTKYGRSESDTGSSEVQIALLTERISELTEHLKIFKKDHASRLGLLKLVGQRRRLMKYFKRKDKVSYLKLVGDLDIRDNI; this is encoded by the coding sequence ATGGCTTTAGATTCGGCTAAAAAACAAGAAATTGTAACAAAATATGGTCGCTCAGAGAGTGACACTGGTTCAAGCGAAGTTCAAATTGCACTTTTAACGGAAAGAATTTCTGAGTTAACAGAGCACCTTAAAATATTTAAAAAAGATCATGCATCTAGACTAGGACTGCTTAAGCTAGTAGGTCAGCGTCGTCGTTTAATGAAATACTTCAAAAGAAAAGATAAAGTTTCTTATCTTAAACTTGTAGGAGATTTAGATATTAGAGATAATATATAA
- a CDS encoding methyltransferase domain-containing protein — MISSLIRNFVLDDRIKNIDRDSSDLLRIHLEIIKSKKMINNIFEEFYNLCAIYKNKYFINSNKKVIELGSGVSFVKDKYPDVITSDIKNYKGVDLVVNAQKMQFKDGEINCFYCINCFHHFPEPRKFFSELERTLEKGGGVILIEPYYGWFSNILYKKIHEEEFYDKGQVVWETGQKNNQFMTGANQALSYIVFVRDIKTFENEYPNLEILETKVINNYIRYLVSGGVNFKQLLPNFMEFPLKIMEFIFIPIKNIFGLHHMIVIRKK, encoded by the coding sequence ATGATTAGTTCATTAATTAGAAATTTTGTTTTAGATGATAGAATTAAAAATATAGATAGAGATAGTTCAGACTTATTGAGAATACATTTAGAAATAATTAAGAGTAAAAAAATGATTAATAATATTTTTGAAGAATTTTATAATTTATGTGCTATTTATAAAAATAAATATTTTATAAATAGCAATAAAAAGGTAATTGAACTTGGTTCTGGTGTTAGTTTTGTAAAAGATAAATACCCAGATGTAATAACGAGTGATATTAAAAATTATAAAGGAGTTGATTTAGTAGTTAATGCTCAAAAGATGCAGTTTAAAGATGGAGAAATAAATTGTTTTTATTGCATTAATTGTTTTCATCACTTCCCTGAACCTAGAAAGTTTTTTTCTGAACTTGAGCGTACTTTAGAAAAGGGTGGTGGCGTAATTTTGATAGAACCTTATTATGGCTGGTTTTCAAATATTTTATATAAAAAAATCCATGAAGAAGAGTTTTATGATAAAGGTCAAGTAGTTTGGGAAACTGGTCAAAAGAACAATCAATTTATGACTGGAGCAAATCAAGCATTATCTTATATAGTTTTTGTTCGAGATATAAAAACTTTTGAAAATGAGTATCCAAATTTGGAAATATTAGAAACAAAAGTCATAAATAATTATATAAGATATTTGGTTTCTGGCGGAGTTAATTTTAAACAATTATTACCTAATTTTATGGAATTTCCATTAAAAATTATGGAATTCATTTTTATTCCAATAAAAAATATTTTTGGTTTGCACCATATGATAGTAATAAGAAAAAAATGA
- the cheB gene encoding chemotaxis-specific protein-glutamate methyltransferase CheB → MVKKVLIVDDSALVRRQLTEIIQTLNFEIDIAKNGKEAVEKATSTQYDVITMDINMPVMDGIEAVKKIMRIKPTAILMISSLTIQDAEITMKAMDAGAIDYITKPGTMNVGKAKNAQDIVELVKCLSSIPKRRLQRKVNKSVNRERKVVAQSVEQIGDSRDIQKVVLIGSSTGGPGLIEQICAGVPINYKYPICIVQHMPEKFTKVFSQRLNDSSVLDVHETTHDMELLPGNIYVARGGVHMNFAKKTSGKIVIREDKEKGDNFFQPSVNDMMSSALNIFDGENLIGVLLTGIGDDGADSMVKLKKAGAYTLGESEESATVYGMPRVAFEKGGVSEQLNFSDILKKIVTLK, encoded by the coding sequence GTGGTAAAAAAAGTACTTATTGTTGATGATTCTGCTTTAGTAAGAAGACAATTAACAGAAATAATACAAACACTTAATTTTGAGATAGATATTGCTAAAAATGGCAAAGAAGCAGTTGAAAAAGCAACTTCAACTCAGTATGATGTAATTACGATGGATATAAATATGCCTGTAATGGATGGTATAGAAGCTGTTAAAAAAATCATGAGAATAAAACCTACCGCTATATTAATGATTAGCTCTTTAACAATTCAAGACGCTGAGATAACTATGAAAGCGATGGATGCTGGAGCGATTGATTATATAACTAAACCTGGAACAATGAATGTCGGTAAAGCTAAAAATGCTCAAGATATAGTGGAATTAGTTAAATGTCTTAGTAGTATTCCAAAAAGAAGGCTTCAAAGAAAAGTTAATAAATCAGTAAATAGAGAGAGAAAAGTAGTTGCACAAAGTGTGGAGCAAATAGGAGATTCAAGAGATATCCAAAAAGTTGTTCTAATAGGTTCATCTACTGGTGGGCCAGGTTTAATAGAGCAAATTTGTGCTGGAGTTCCAATAAATTATAAATATCCAATTTGTATTGTTCAGCATATGCCAGAAAAATTTACAAAAGTTTTTTCCCAGAGGCTTAATGATTCAAGTGTTTTGGATGTACATGAAACTACGCATGATATGGAGCTACTTCCCGGAAATATATATGTAGCTCGTGGTGGTGTTCATATGAATTTTGCAAAAAAAACATCTGGGAAGATAGTAATACGAGAAGATAAAGAAAAAGGTGATAATTTTTTTCAGCCAAGTGTAAATGATATGATGAGTAGTGCCCTTAATATTTTTGATGGTGAAAATCTTATAGGAGTTCTTCTGACTGGAATAGGTGATGATGGTGCAGATTCAATGGTAAAACTTAAAAAAGCTGGAGCATATACTTTAGGTGAAAGTGAAGAGAGCGCAACAGTTTATGGCATGCCAAGAGTTGCTTTTGAAAAAGGTGGCGTTAGTGAGCAATTGAATTTTTCAGATATTTTGAAAAAAATAGTAACATTGAAATAA
- a CDS encoding GtrA family protein, translating into MKRIVSSFILVGIMNTIFYYSIYVLFLYIGLEYSISVLLATILGVLFNFKTFGKYVFKDDDNKLIFRFISVYIVLYIVNITIINIFNYYIQNYYISGFLAIFPTVTLSFILNKKIVFTRSLND; encoded by the coding sequence ATGAAAAGAATAGTGTCAAGTTTCATTTTAGTTGGTATTATGAATACAATATTTTATTATAGTATATATGTGTTATTTTTATATATAGGGTTGGAGTATTCTATATCAGTTTTATTAGCAACGATTTTGGGAGTATTGTTTAATTTTAAAACATTTGGAAAATATGTATTTAAAGATGACGATAATAAATTAATCTTTAGATTTATTTCAGTTTATATAGTATTATATATTGTAAATATTACTATAATAAATATTTTTAATTATTATATCCAAAATTATTATATCTCTGGATTTTTAGCTATATTCCCAACTGTCACGCTTTCCTTTATATTGAATAAAAAAATTGTATTTACTAGGAGTTTAAATGATTAG
- a CDS encoding chemotaxis protein CheW → MTIQEILIIKNASESYGISTECINQISRVPAITKLPLRPKGIRGLCAVNGNIVTLLDLNLLLDISEVDLKNDDSRLLSLNDELSSSALLVSKVYNTLNIDDSNIEYIDNKGDPVIAIYKHKDSLIQILSLETIISNISKIDIKSKEIKNGKIKEPEIKEEDLRKFLIFAMSNEKFALNIDYLREIILADIDFTDIAGSSDDLLGLITLRNDILAVIDLRSYYGFSSKRSDSNRILITSYNDERIGLLVDDIIDIKSVLNSDVEYMRDSFEDNKISGVIHDKNSLIPFFDEDVLKVIFSKNSSYIDSKSKIISHINSSEIAQEVIIFKLLGKEYAFDVEYVAEIIDIVDSIKVAYSDENIDGIINIRGQIVTIVSLYKKLSIPRKRNEDSKIIICDIDENKIGFVVDSISDILYINSDEQKNQDEEIFKHVLHLEGGKRLVLSMDIKKIISSKEK, encoded by the coding sequence ATGACAATCCAAGAGATTTTAATCATTAAAAATGCATCTGAGAGTTATGGTATATCGACAGAGTGTATAAACCAAATTTCTAGAGTTCCAGCTATTACAAAACTTCCTTTAAGACCAAAAGGTATAAGAGGACTTTGTGCTGTTAATGGAAATATTGTAACTCTTTTAGATTTGAATCTTTTACTAGATATATCAGAAGTTGATTTAAAAAATGATGACAGCAGACTTTTAAGTTTAAATGATGAGTTGTCATCAAGTGCACTTTTGGTTAGTAAAGTTTACAATACTCTAAATATAGATGACTCAAATATAGAATATATAGATAATAAGGGTGACCCTGTTATAGCTATATATAAACATAAAGACTCTCTTATTCAAATTTTATCTCTTGAAACTATAATTTCAAATATCTCTAAAATTGATATAAAATCAAAAGAGATTAAAAATGGAAAGATAAAAGAACCTGAAATTAAAGAAGAAGATTTAAGAAAATTTTTAATATTCGCAATGTCGAATGAAAAATTTGCTTTAAATATAGATTATTTAAGAGAGATAATACTTGCAGATATAGACTTTACAGATATTGCAGGAAGTTCTGATGACTTACTTGGTCTGATTACTCTAAGAAATGATATTCTCGCTGTTATAGATCTTCGTTCATATTATGGTTTTTCCAGTAAAAGAAGTGACTCAAATCGAATACTAATAACTTCATATAATGATGAAAGGATAGGTCTTTTAGTTGATGATATTATAGATATTAAGAGTGTTTTAAATAGTGATGTAGAGTACATGAGAGATAGTTTTGAGGATAATAAAATATCTGGAGTTATACATGATAAAAACTCTCTTATACCTTTTTTTGATGAAGATGTATTAAAAGTAATATTTTCTAAAAATAGCTCATATATTGATTCTAAATCAAAAATAATTTCTCATATAAATAGTTCAGAAATAGCCCAAGAGGTAATTATATTTAAACTTCTTGGCAAAGAGTATGCTTTTGATGTTGAATATGTTGCAGAAATCATTGATATAGTGGACTCAATAAAAGTTGCATATAGTGATGAAAATATAGATGGAATCATAAATATTAGAGGTCAAATAGTTACTATCGTTTCTCTTTATAAAAAATTATCAATACCAAGAAAAAGAAATGAAGACTCAAAAATTATTATCTGTGATATAGATGAAAATAAGATAGGTTTTGTTGTTGATAGTATTAGTGATATATTATACATAAACAGTGATGAACAAAAAAATCAAGATGAAGAAATATTTAAGCATGTATTGCATCTAGAAGGTGGAAAAAGGTTGGTTTTGAGTATGGATATAAAAAAAATAATTTCAAGTAAGGAGAAATAG
- a CDS encoding Rrf2 family transcriptional regulator: protein MLITRASEYAILSLIVLSKNSSPMDSETLSNQLSISKSFLAKILQALAKKGILKSFKGVNGGFALFKEPKDISMLDIMSAVEGKAPAVFDCSPSLQDCPSEKANICSIWPFLNKLQGKIDTFLNELTLQDVIE, encoded by the coding sequence ATGTTAATAACACGCGCTAGCGAATACGCTATACTATCTCTAATCGTCTTATCTAAAAATTCATCTCCTATGGATAGTGAAACATTATCAAATCAACTATCAATTTCAAAAAGTTTTTTAGCAAAAATCTTACAAGCACTTGCCAAAAAAGGCATCTTAAAGTCCTTTAAAGGTGTAAATGGTGGATTTGCACTTTTCAAAGAACCTAAAGATATAAGCATGCTAGATATTATGAGTGCTGTTGAAGGCAAAGCACCAGCAGTTTTTGACTGTTCACCTTCGTTACAAGATTGCCCTAGTGAAAAAGCTAATATCTGCTCAATTTGGCCTTTTTTAAATAAACTTCAAGGCAAAATTGACACCTTTTTAAATGAACTTACTCTTCAAGATGTAATAGAATAA